A single genomic interval of Terriglobales bacterium harbors:
- a CDS encoding cation diffusion facilitator family transporter: MAATSQVMNAEAMRSEKRLVARNSVLAALGITALKFVVGVSTGSLGILSEALHSGLDLVAAVVTLLSIRVSDKPADADHTYGHGKFENFSAFLETGLLLATCVWIIWEAVRRLLGRLPFHVEPTLAAFLVMFVSMGVDFWRSRALKRIAERYDSQALAADALHFSTDIYSSAVVVLGLGLVLVGRYFELNWLRQADSVAAL, encoded by the coding sequence ATGGCAGCGACTTCCCAGGTCATGAACGCCGAGGCCATGCGCTCGGAGAAGCGTCTGGTGGCACGCAACTCCGTGCTGGCAGCGCTGGGGATCACCGCCCTGAAGTTCGTCGTCGGTGTCTCCACCGGCAGCCTGGGCATCCTCTCCGAGGCGCTGCACTCCGGCCTGGACCTGGTGGCCGCGGTGGTCACCTTGCTCTCCATCCGCGTCTCCGACAAGCCCGCCGACGCCGACCACACGTACGGCCACGGCAAGTTCGAGAACTTCTCCGCCTTCCTGGAGACGGGGCTGCTGCTGGCCACCTGCGTGTGGATCATCTGGGAGGCGGTGCGGCGGCTGCTGGGCCGCCTGCCTTTTCACGTGGAGCCCACCCTGGCCGCCTTCCTGGTGATGTTCGTCTCCATGGGAGTGGACTTCTGGCGCTCGCGCGCGCTCAAGCGCATCGCCGAGCGCTATGACAGCCAGGCCCTGGCTGCCGACGCCCTGCACTTCTCCACCGACATCTACTCCAGCGCGGTGGTGGTCCTGGGGCTGGGGCTGGTGCTGGTAGGCCGCTATTTCGAGCTGAACTGGCTGCGCCAGGCCGACTCGGTGGCCGCGCTGG